In Paraburkholderia youngii, the genomic stretch CGGACGCTGCGTAGCGTATCGAGCCCGCGCAATACCGCCGTGTCCCGGCCAAAGAACACGGCCGCATCCTCGGCCTCCAGCGCTCTCAGTCCCGGATAAGGGGGGCGCTCGGCATCGTTAGCCGGCGGCCACGGAAAGCCCGACGGAGCGGAGCCGGCTCGCCGCAGCCCAAGCTCGAGCCGGGCAAGCCCCGCTTTGGCGAAAGAGACTTCAGTTGCCGAAACGAGCGGGTCATGCGAGACCCGGAAGCTCTGGCGTTGGGTCCCGGCGGTGAGGTCACAGACCTGCCATTGCGCCGTCAATTCTTTCGGCAAGGCGTCGATCGGCGTCGCCTCGACGAGCACACCGAAGATTGTCTTGCCCAGGAATCTGGCAAAGGTTAACTGAGCCAGGCACGAGCGAGAGTCGCACCATGCGGGCGAAATCAGAAACAGCACGGCCTCGCAGCGGTCGGCCGCAGACTTGAGCGCTTCCTGCCAGCGTTCCCCAGCAGCCAACCCCTCGACCGGCTCGAGGTCCAGGAAGTAATCATCCCAGCCGTTATCGGCAAGCCAGTGTCCGATCGCGAGCGCGAGAGCGTTATTCGCGCTGGCGTGGCTGATGAAAATCGTGGGCACCGCGCTGCGAACTTCAGTCCCGCAGTTGACTGCACTCGCAAAGGACACCATCCACCTCATGTGTTTGAGTCTGGCATCCCGCGCGCTGAATTGATTGCCTCAATGCTTTATAGCTCGCGCCTGGCGGACACGATGAGAGCGTCCAGCTTGTCCGCGGTCCTGCATTCGTCAAGCGGTGTGTAGACGGTGAGCTTGCGATCGGAGCCGTCCAGCAGCGCGAAACTGGTGTATTCGAAGACCATCAGGCCTTTTCGCGGATGCCTGATGCGCTTGATATTCGATAACGGATTGAGCACCTCGTGCCTGCGCCACCACGCATTGAATTCGTCGCTCCTGTGTCGCAGCGTCGATATCAGCCGTTCAAAATCAGGATCGCCCACATAGCGCGCACTGTCGTTACGGAACATCGCAAGGGACGCACGCGCCACTTCCTCCCAGTCAACGAGCAAACGGCGGTGCCGCGCATTCGCGAAAACCATGAACATCAGATTGCGCTCATCCACCGAAAGCTGCCCGTAGTCACCGAATACCAAAGTGGCGGCCCGATTCCAGCCCAGGATATCCCAGCGACGGCCAGTGACGTAAGCGGGCTGGCCCGACAGGCTGGCAAGCATCCGTTGCACCGGCTCCTCGAGCTTTTCCGGATTCGTCGACTGGAGTTCCGGCGACGGACGATCGCTCAATACGAACAGATGCCGCCGCTCAACGGCGTCCAGTCGCAACGCATCCGCGATTGCGATCAGCACCTCTTCGGACGCGCGGACGTCGCGCCCCTGTTCGAGCCAGGTGTACCACGTGATACCGACGTCCGCGAGCATCGCGACTTCCTCGCGGCGCAGCCCCGGCGTGCGTCGTCGAAAACCGTCCGGCAATCCGACCGCGGCCGGACTCAGGTGCTCGCGCCGCGACCTCAGGAATGCGCCTAGCTCACCACGGCGTCGTTCGGCGGCGAGGGTTCTGACGTTCATCGTCATCGTGGTAGCTCCCTATACCAGTATCGATCCAGCACTGTTTGTCGCGCGGCAAAGCGCACAGCATGAAGACGAAACCAACTTCCAGTCTATTCAATCATGAACATGACGAACAAGCTTGTGCTGGTTACCGGCTCCACCGACGGACTCGGACGCTGCGTCGCGAATCGGCTGGCAGCCCAGGGCGCGCACGTGCTCGTTCACGGGCGAAACATGGAACGGGGCGAATCCGTCGTTCGCGAGATAGCGGGTGCGGGAGGCAAAGCGACTTTTTATCCGGCTGATCTGTCTACGTTCGCGGAAGTTCAATCGCTGGCAAGCGCGATCGGGCGCGCGCACGATCGACTCGACCTGCTTATCAACAACGCCGGCATCGGGACCGGTCCGCGTGGCTCGACCAGGCAAGTCACGGCGGATGGAATCGAATTGCGGTTCGCGGTGAACTACCTCGCGGGCTTCGCCCTGACGAGGCTTCTGCTGCCTCTTTTGCTGACGGGCTCGAGATCGCGGATTGTCAATGTTGCTTCCGTGGGACAACGCCCGATCGATTTCGACGACGTGATGTTGAGCCACGGCTATAGCGGTACCGCGGCCTATTGCCAGAGCAAGCTCGCGCAAATCATGTTCACGTTCGATCTGGCCGACGAACTGGCGCAGACCGGCGTGACGGCGAACTGTCTGCATCCGGCCACATACATGGACACAACCATGGTGAGGAATGGGGGAATCACGCCTCTGAGCACGGTCGAGGAAGGTGCTGACGCAGTTCTTCATCTTGCGGCCAGCACCGCAATGGAAGGCCGTACCGGCCTCTATTTCGACGGCACAGGGCTCGCCAGAGCTCATCCCGACGCCTACAACCCTGCGCTTCGCAAGCGACTGCGTCAGCTCAGCTTTCAGTTGACGGACCCGTCGCTGGCACATTGACACATCGAACTTCGATGTCGGTCCGGCCCGGGTTCCGGAAACCCGGCATTTTTCAAAGAGCGGAAACTTCAACCATGTCAGATCATGTCTTCATTGTCGGCGGTTCTTCCGGGATTGGCTTCGCTACAGCGAGCCGGCTACTGGAGCGGAGATACGCGGTTACGATTGCCGGGCGAGATTCGGCGAAACTGGCCAAAGCGAAGGCCGCGTTGCGCGGCGCTGCAAATACGGT encodes the following:
- a CDS encoding SDR family NAD(P)-dependent oxidoreductase; translation: MTNKLVLVTGSTDGLGRCVANRLAAQGAHVLVHGRNMERGESVVREIAGAGGKATFYPADLSTFAEVQSLASAIGRAHDRLDLLINNAGIGTGPRGSTRQVTADGIELRFAVNYLAGFALTRLLLPLLLTGSRSRIVNVASVGQRPIDFDDVMLSHGYSGTAAYCQSKLAQIMFTFDLADELAQTGVTANCLHPATYMDTTMVRNGGITPLSTVEEGADAVLHLAASTAMEGRTGLYFDGTGLARAHPDAYNPALRKRLRQLSFQLTDPSLAH
- a CDS encoding helix-turn-helix transcriptional regulator produces the protein MNVRTLAAERRRGELGAFLRSRREHLSPAAVGLPDGFRRRTPGLRREEVAMLADVGITWYTWLEQGRDVRASEEVLIAIADALRLDAVERRHLFVLSDRPSPELQSTNPEKLEEPVQRMLASLSGQPAYVTGRRWDILGWNRAATLVFGDYGQLSVDERNLMFMVFANARHRRLLVDWEEVARASLAMFRNDSARYVGDPDFERLISTLRHRSDEFNAWWRRHEVLNPLSNIKRIRHPRKGLMVFEYTSFALLDGSDRKLTVYTPLDECRTADKLDALIVSARREL